A genomic stretch from Strongyloides ratti genome assembly S_ratti_ED321, chromosome : 1 includes:
- a CDS encoding Alpha tubulin-like protein, translating to MREVISVHIGQAGTQIGNSCWELYCIEHGIQPDGRKMEDSPVNDSFKTFFSETGAGKYVPRAIFVDLEPTVIDEIRNGPYKTLFHPEQMITGKEDAANNYARGHYTVGKETIDKTMDRLKRVADNCDGLQGFLVFHSFGGGTGSGFTSLLMERLSVDYGKKSKLEFSVYPAPQVSTSVVEPYNSVLTTHSTLEHSDCAFMVDNEAIYDICRKNLNVVRPSYENLNRLISQIVSSITASLRFDGALNVDLNEFQTNLVPYPRIHFPLATFSPILSADKAYHETLSVMDITNQSFQKDNQMIKCSMDHGKYMAVCLLYRGDVIPKDVNAAIATIKTKRSIQFVDWCPTGFKVGINKQPLVEVPGGDLAKVPRSVCMLSNTTAIVEAWANLNAKFDLMYSKRAFVHWYVGEGMEEGEFSEAREDLAALEKDYYEVALDENEEQEEY from the coding sequence atgcGTGAAGTTATTTCTGTTCACATTGGTCAAGCAGGTACACAAATTGGTAATTCATGTTGGGAGTTATACTGTATTGAACACGGTATTCAACCTGATGGAAGAAAAATGGAAGATTCTCCAGTTAATGACTCATTTAAAACATTCTTTAGTGAAACAGGTGCTGGAAAATATGTACCAAGAGCTATTTTTGTTGATTTGGAACCAACAGTCATCGATGAAATTAGAAATGGTCCGTATAAAACTTTGTTTCATCCTGAACAAATGATTACTGGAAAAGAAGATGCTGCAAATAATTATGCACGTGGACATTATACAGTTGGAAAAGAAACAATTGATAAAACAATGGATAGATTAAAAAGAGTTGCTGATAATTGTGATGGTCTTCAAGGATTTCTTGTTTTCCATTCATTTGGTGGTGGTACTGGTTCAGGATTTACATCACTTCTTATGGAAAGATTATCAGTTgattatggaaaaaaatcTAAACTTGAATTTTCTGTATATCCAGCACCTCAAGTTTCTACTTCAGTTGTAGAACCATATAATTCAGTTCTAACAACACATTCAACACTTGAACATTCTGATTGTGCTTTTATGGTTGATAATGAAGCTATATATGATATATGCCGTAAAAATCTTAATGTAGTAAGACCATcttatgaaaatttaaatcgTCTTATTTCACAAATTGTTTCTTCTATAACAGCATCTCTTCGTTTTGATGGTGCATTAAATGTTGACTTAAATGAATTTCAAACTAATTTGGTACCATATCCGAGAATTCATTTCCCACTTGCTACTTTTTCTCCTATCCTTTCTGCTGATAAGGCTTATCATGAAACACTTTCTGTAATGGATATTACTAATCAATCATTTCAAAAAGATAATCAAATGATTAAATGTTCAATGGATCATGGAAAATATATGGCCGTATGTCTTTTATACAGAGGTGATGTTATACCTAAAGATGTAAATGCTGCTATTGCTACAATTAAAACAAAACGATCAATACAATTTGTTGACTGGTGTCCAACAGGTTTTAAAGTTGGTATTAACAAACAACCACTTGTTGAAGTTCCAGGAGGTGATTTAGCAAAAGTTCCACGATCTGTTTGCATGCTTTCGAATACAACAGCAATTGTTGAAGCATGGGCCAATCTTAATGCTAAGTTTGATTTAATGTACTCAAAAAGAGCTTTTGTTCATTGGTATGTTGGAGAAGGAATGGAAGAGGGTGAATTTTCTGAAGCCCGTGAAGATCTTGCTGCACTTGAAAAAGACTATTATGAAGTTGCTCTCGATGAAAACGAAGAACAAGAAGAgtactaa
- a CDS encoding 60S ribosomal protein L18, which yields MGIDICHKYERKARRVVPKSQDPYQRLLAKVYKNLAVKTGSKFNAIIAKRLCMSRINRAPISVSKITKFVKREGNEGKIVVTCSPVVNDPRIVEIPKMRIVTTKITRAARARVIKAGGEVLTFDQLAVIAPTGKNTLLVQGSRNNREAVKHFGAPGVPGSKSKPFTTSKGRKFERARGRRKTCGFKV from the exons ATGGGTATTGATATCTGTCATAAATACGAACGTAAGGCTCGCCGTGTTGTTCCAAAATCACAAGATCCATACCAACGTCTTTTGGCTAag GTTTACAAAAATCTTGCTGTCAAGACTGGATCTAAATTTAATGCTATCATAGCTAAACGTCTTTGTATGTCAAGAATCAATCGCGCACCAATCTCTGTTTCAAAAATTACCAAGTTTGTTAAAAGAGAAGGTAATGAAGGCAAGATTGTTGTTACATGCTCACCGGTAGTCAATGATCCAAGAATCGTTGAAATTCCAAAAATGAGAATTGTCACTACAAAAATTACTAGAGCCGCTCGTGCCCGTGTTATTAAGGCTGGTGGAGAAGTTCTTACTTTTGATCAACTTGCTGTTATTGCACCAACAGGAAAAAATACTCTTCTTGTTCAAGGAAGCCGTAACAACCGTGAAGCCGTCAAACACTTTGGAGCTCCAGGTGTTCCAGGATCTAAATCAAAACCATTCACAACATCTAAAGGAAGAAAGTTTGAGCGTGCTCGTGGTCGCAGAAAGACTTGCGGATTCAAGGTTTAA
- a CDS encoding Protein yippee-like 5 — protein sequence MGRLFMEHHGGVRYYECANCKNYLCNAANIISKHFFGASGRAILFQNVVNVNMGEMEQKQMATGLHHARDIFCQKCKMKLGWMYEMAHNESQMYKEGKFVLERKYIKKCKGFEDGEKCSSPGTAESSTQPSPIASDVEQ from the exons atGGGAAGATTATTTATGGAACATCATGGAGGGGTAAGATATTATGAATGTgcaaattgtaaaaattaccTATGTAATGCAGCAAATATAATTTCGAAACATTTTTTTG GTGCTTCTGGTAGAGCAATTTTATTCCAAAATGTTGTTAATGTAAATATGGGAGAAATGGAACAAAAACAAATGGCAACAGGTCTTCATCACGCACGTGATATCTTTTGCCAGAAATGTAAAATGAAACTTGGATGGATGTATGAAATGGCACATAATGAAAGCCAAATGTACAAAGAAGGAAAATTTGTATTAGagagaaaatatattaagaaatGTAAAGGCTTTGAGGATGGAGAAAAATGTAGTTCGCCAGGAACTGCTGAATCGAGTACACAACCTTCTCCAATCGCATCAGATGTTGAACAATGA
- a CDS encoding Trafficking protein particle complex subunit 8, with product MIALINSNGVYDVCGKNNLTLADMLHPYSRIFATIRDPSNSSTSSKLKIDIRDIKQSGSLLSLTVLPSVLDQAVTLAFDDKISAYESFVETLNYWQEPGEHEFLKTYMACIFAVSAHENNPLEELDNLITQQRQQQHSNIEVPDPLPCPGHCTPPRWFMHNILKFYILVQDVSLNTNVDNIYKQMITTYGTNNCHLLRINSSQVDTNLPDIWSNFIDKRDKVLELGLELARTKISEKTSLTDKSIDTEPTTPSTGISVTSSSANPRIADDYLTYLSVTTGAINTAHTITTSNINTKKKIYRGIYLDSSDRERLVGLIEDFTINALIPFIERQLKVLNDGWINRKGFAKSLTLGMKKWFGPVTSTNIAPSKVVYSPECGELQSRRLADLCVLFGLYSYALPVYQSLKKDFEHDGSWLHYAGTLEMASICLATSVSNVKDYPKHYMENALNHYTLSSHKPLIALRAGIESYEILTKLNCFEEAAIQMVKLASFNFGNELYHAILSNLASEAFKQAKMYRKMCFQYVLTGYRYTKCNQKQMALDCYKKALPEIIDKSWNDANDHILHTLANDFSNMNTAIEYAEKLVREESDKSEEEQKIFLQSFVDILLKNNTIMPEFKFPTVKMNEIRVIYGNIPDNCDSNVYNDDKQNDNWDDLEKAAFHTFFPSKKLFEKVHIWSDKKTENITVKETPQNEKCRIVFTLKNNLTVSVQMANIKLGFQYIKLSNNDMGKENDLIENKIVPNLSLQPSSETSFELYFIPGSNILEVSINSIIFDLHSESSLITGSIPINIRGQKVLKNHEEATYKEDNRLTIKVSKNVKPSMKVNLFKNNENSTSISSYCNQIFQITTDIENIGPIEVDGICVATDKPNLISLSEPINNTWQICNSNLYSLNENILVYNILSNKFLNVNESCQVKFSFKAPSIPVKGESISLIIYWKATNGTTRYKRFQLSFTTQHLLKAKTRLIDPFVGLCAVDFKNSSDSKDAVLVKIEILRMRTIYKSSPILKINSNGKIVAVNGSSCSETDNGFILMSPVINEPTISIDNAQGYTLPFYLMYSDDKNNDNAINYTNDLWLGQVLQEFPSFSNNLNRRTFLNPQQKEVYSFINPKTFESLNFIDNFGHFNIFVLWKASIFNVDGAFTTIFGESSLVNPFLQYNPSPTPIQEIFLPPQLSQYRIPNTSPKIIFIPSDADSLQLKQAITEDQFMNATEMKSIDLWTNPVLVEHPLEAIEQCEVASAVRANVYFNTNIIEHNFAIERICTVPVNIEISNFDRRCRYINATIICTSSIPKINALYEKYYDHQFTNNPIVPHSHLTCNMSKVTKLVPPNNTLTFTLQLKSALPSVFDTSCLSISVSFKDSLNSVQLQLPSHHISIIDISLVNHIPETSSRCSSVPVT from the exons ATGATAGCTTTGATAAATTCAAATGGTGTCTATGATGTTTGTGGGAAAAATAATCTTACATTAGCTGATATGCTTCATCCATATTCTCGCATTTTTGCTACAATTCGTGATCCTTCAAACTCATCTACAAGttctaaattaaaaattgatattagAGATATTAAACAAAGTGGatcattattatcattaactGTACTACCATCTGTTCTTGATCAAGCAGTTACCTTAGCCTTTGACGATAAAATTAGTGCCTATGAATCTTTTGTagaaacattaaattattgGCAAGAACCTGGTGAacatgaatttttaaaaacttacaTGGCTTGCATTTTTGCAGTTTCTGCACATGAAAATAATCCACTAGAAGAATTAGATAATCTTATTACACAACAACGACAACAACAACATTCAAATATTGAGGTTCCTGATCCATTACCATGTCCCGGTCATTGTACTCCACCAAGATGGTTTAtgcataatattttaaaattttatattcttgTTCAAGATGTTTCTTTAAATACAAATGTtgacaatatatataaacaaatgaTAACAACTTATGGTACAAATAATTGTCATCTTCTTCGTATTAATTCAAGTCAGGTTGATACAAATTTACCAGATATTTGGagtaattttattgataaaagaGATAAGGTATTAGAATTAGGTCTTGAATTAGCTAGAACAAAAATATCAGAAAAAACATCTTTAACAGATAAATCTATTGATACTGAACCTACTACTCCATCAACAGGAATATCTGTTACAAGTAGTTCAGCAAATCCTCGTATAGCAGATGActatttaacatatttatcTGTTACAACAGGAGCTATTAATACAGCTCATACAATTACAAcatcaaatataaatacaaagaaaaaaatatatcgtGGTATATACTTAGATTCAAGTGACAGAGAAAGATTAGTTGGACTAATTGAagattttacaataaatgcTTTGATTCCATTTATTGAAAGgcaattaaaagttttaaatgaTGGATGGATTAATAGGAAGGGTTTTGCTAAATCATTAACACTTGGAATGAAAAAATGGTTTGGTCCAGTTACAAGTACAAATATTGCACCTTCAAAAGTTGTTTATTCTCCAGAATGTGGTGAATTACAATCTAGAAGATTAGCTGATTTATGTGTACTATTTGGATTATATTCTTATGCACTTCCTGTATATCAATCATTGAAGAAAGATTTTGAACATGACGGTAGTTGGCTTCATTATGCTGGAACTTTAGAAATGGCTTCAATTTGCCTTGCAACATCAGTATCAAATGTCAAAGATTATCCAAAACATTATATGGAAAATGCTTTGAATCATTATACTTTATCTTCTCATAAACCACTTATTGCTCTTAGAGCTGGTATTGAAAGTtatgaaattttaacaaaattaaattgttttgaAGAAGCTGCTATTCAAATGGTTAAATTAGcttcttttaattttggTAATGAGTTATATCATGCTATTTTAAGTAACTTGGCAAGTGAAGCTTTTAAGCAGGCTAAGATGTACAGAAAAATGTGTTTTCAATATGTACTTACTGGATACAGGTACACAAAATGTAATCAAAAGCAAATGGCATTagattgttataaaaaagcATTACCagaaataattgataaatcaTGGAATGATGCTAATGATCACATTTTGCATACTCTTGCAAatgatttttcaaatatGAATACGGCTATAGAATATGCAGAGAAATTAGTTAGAGAAGAAAGTGATAAATCGGAAGAggaacaaaaaatatttttgcaaAGTTTtgtagatattttattaaaaaataatacaataatgCCAGAATTTAAATTTCCTACTGTTAAAATGAATGAAATAAGAGTAATTTATGGAAATATTCCAGATAATTGTGATAGTAATGTTTATAATGATGATAAACAAAATGATAATTGGGATGACCTTGAAAAAGCTGCTTTTCATACATTTTTTCCAAGCAAAAAGTTATTTGAAAAAGTACATATTTGGAGTGATAAAAAAACTGAAAATATAACTGTCAAAGAAACACCacaaaatgaaaaatgtCGTATAgtatttacattaaaaaataatttaacagtAAGTGTTCAAATggcaaatataaaattaggatttcaatatattaaattaagtaataatgatatgggtaaagaaaatgatttgatagaaaataaaattgtaccAAATTTATCCCTTCAACCATCTTCAGAAACTTCAtttgaattatattttatacctggttctaatattttagaagtatcaataaatagtattatttttgatttacaTTCAGAATCATCATTAATTACTGGTTCAATTCCTATAAATATACGTGGCCAAAAAGTTTTGAAAAATCATGAAGAGGCAACTTATAAAGAGGACAATCGtttaacaataaaagttTCAAAAAATGTCAAACCATCTATGAAGGTAAATCTTTTTAAGAACAATGAAAATTCAACAAGTATTTCTTCTTATTGTaatcaaatatttcaaattacaacagatattgaaaatataggACCTATTGAAGTTGATGGAATTTGTGTTGCTACAGATAAACctaatttaatttctttatcaGAACCTATTAATAATACATGGCAGATATGTAATTctaatttatattctttaaatgAGAATATTCttgtatataatattctttctaacaaatttttaaatgtcaaTGAATCATGTCAAGTGAAATTTTCTTTCAAGGCTCCATCTATACCTGTGAAAGGTGAATctatttcattaattatttattggaAAGCTACAAATGGAACTACAAGATACAAAAGATTTCAACTTAGTTTTACAACacaacatttattaaaagctAAAACAAGATTAATTGATCCTTTTGTTGGTTTGTGTGCtgttgattttaaaaattctagtGATAGTAAAGATGCTGTTCttgtaaaaattgaaattttacGTATGAGAACAATTTATAAATCATCACCAATTCTTAAGATTAATTCAAATGGAAAAATTGTTGCTGTTAATGGTAGTTCTTGTTCAGAAACTGATAATGGTTTCATTTTAATGTCTCCAGTAATAAATGAACCAACAATAAGTATTGATAATGCACAAGGGTATACTTTaccattttatttaatgtactctgatgataaaaataatgataatgcAATTAATTATACAAATGATTTATGGTTAGGACAAGTTTTACAAGAATTTCCTTCATTCTCAAACAATTTGAATAGAAGAACTTTTTTAAATCCACAACAAAAAGAAGTTTACTCATTTATAAATCCAAAAACATTTGAAAGTCTTAactttattgataattttggacattttaatatttttgttttatggAAAGcatcaatttttaatgttgatGGAGCATTTACAACGATATTTGGAGAGTCTAGCTTAGTTAATCCTTTCTTACAATATAATCCATCACCAACTCCTATTcaggaaatatttttaccacCACAACTATCACAATACCGCATACCAAACACATCACcaaagataatatttataccTAGTGACGCTGATTCTCTGCAATTAAAACAAGCAATAACCGAAGATCAATTTATGAACGCAACAGAGATGAAATCAATTGATTTGTGGACTAACCCTGTATTAGTGGAGCACCCTTTAGAGGCAATTGAACAATGTGAAGTTGCTTCAGCTGTTAGGgcaaatgtttattttaatacaaatattattgaacATAATTTTGCAATTGAAAg aaTATGTACTGTACCtgtaaatattgaaatatcaaattttgaTAGAAGATGTCGTTATATTAATGCAACAATTATATGTACATCATCCATACCAAAAATTAATgcattatatgaaaaatattatgaccATCAATTTACAAATAATCCAATAGTTCCTCATAGTCATTTAACTTGTAATATGTCTAAAGTTACCAAATTAGTACCTCCTAATAATACATTAACCTTTACATTACAATTAAAATCGGCTCTTCCTTCAGTTTTTGATACTTCTTGTCTATCTATTTCTGTTTCTTTTAAAGATTCTCTTAATTCTGTACAACTACAATTGCCTTCTCATCATATATCTATTATAGACATATCATTAGTTAATCATATCCCTGAAACTTCATCAAGATGTTCATCTGTTCCTGTCACATAG
- a CDS encoding V-type proton ATPase subunit G, whose amino-acid sequence MASQTHGIQQLLAAEKRAGEKINEARKRKAQRLKQAKTDAQAEIDQIKKEQEAKFKEFEREYLGSKESVEEQIKTNTRNTLKNLESSVAEHKQQVIIRLLQLVCDIHPELHRNLLLKKEHGIVDN is encoded by the exons ATGGCTTCCCAAACACACGGAATTCAACAACTTTTGGCTGCTGAAAAAAGAGCTGGTGAAAAGATAAATGAAGCTCGTAAGCGTAAAGCTCAAAGATTAAAGCAAGCTAAGACTGATGCTCAAGCCGAGATTGACCAAATCAAAAAg gaACAAGAAGCcaaatttaaagaatttgAACGTGAATATCTTGGATCAAAAGAATCTGTTGAGGaacaaattaaaacaaataccCGTAATACTCTTAAAAATTTGGAATCTTCTGTTGCAGAACACAAACAACAAGTTATTATTCGTCTTCTTCAACTTGTATGTGACATTCATCCAGAACTTCACAGAAATCTTCTTCTTAAAAAAGAACACGGAATCGTTGATAACTAA